The sequence TCGAAAGCAAGCCACTTCCAAGTCTCTGGACCCTGCCTCTACACAAACTTACTTTCTGCCTCTAGATGACAACAATCACACCACGAGGGCAGTCGAGTCTCGGCAGTGAAGCGCCGTATCCTTAAATcatttgcttttattttgttctCAAAATGGTCGATCACCTTGAAGTAGCTGTAGTCGAGGAGGATGTCAAGCTTGAAAATGGATGACACTACGTCCGAGAGCCACAGCAGCTCAGCCACGATGGCGTTGTCCCTGGAGACGAGGTGCAGGAGGGTCTGGCGGCAGGCGTTGTTCTCGGCTAGGAAGTGCATGGCGCACAGTCAACTGCACCGTTTCAAAGACGGCGTTTGAATGAACACAGCAGTTCACACGACAGGTATTAGAGGCGGGTTTCTTCAAGTAATAATTGCAAGCTGTAAGTTTCGCTCGGCAAATGTCTCCAAACAAACGACAAACCGTGTGGCAGCACGATCTGCGCAAGAAACTTTTCAGAATTCCTTCCTACGTCTAAACCCAAGGCTCGACTGGGTGGATCTGCTGCGCAATATTCTACGCGTGAAGCGATGTAACGATTAGTTTTCGAGCTACATTTGTCATTTGGCTTGTTGCAATGATTGCCAATTTTGTTACAATGTTACATTCACCTGAAGTTCCTAATGTGTCCCGCCGAGTGCGATACAAGGCGCACTGGACCCTTTACCTCGTATCACACGAGCTACGTGTTGTATCCGGGCGTCTTTCCACAGGCATGAAACATCGTACCGCACCGAGTGAGCGTACCAATGCCGACACGTTATCGTTCTCAACATAACTGACGAgaatttgcggcttcgttcatgACATGACTATGGCATTTTACTGTGAAATTAAGCAGAGAAGGCAGGTTATTCAAAGACGACGAGCGCCCCAAACTCTCCGCCCCCCGTACTCAGGCGCCTGTGGTTTCGAAAGGTAATCGACTGTAAACAGCAAAGCCACAGTGAACTGACGGAATACAGTTACGAACGGCATTGCTGAGGCCCTTTCGGAAGCGGTGGACCATTCATGCGCTAATTTGTCTCTGCACAACATCGGAAGCACGGACATGAAAACTAAAACTTGCCCTTCGTTCACTGGTCCGAGACCGTCAAGTTAACGACCTCCGCGTTCTTGGCCGCTGAATGTGGCTAAACAGGAGCTAAATGATTCAACATGTGAGGAAACCAGGGCCTTTCCTAAATATTCAACTCAATCTACTGCAGTGGTCGAACATTACCACACGCCGACTTATCCAGCTGTTACCAGCAACCGGGGGTGTTAGGAGCCACCTGGCGCCACCTGTGAAGGCatgttaaaattttttttctacagaaCTGCAAACTGCTTTCATGCAACTACTATAAGAAGTTTCGACTAATATATAAAGGCAATCGTTCCAATTAAATAAAAGAAGTGGTTTTATTTATAAGCCTTAGtgaaaaaatctaaaattttctaAATTGTCTGAGCAATTACTGAGAAAACACAGTGTATACCTGCACAAAACGCTGCAAATGTAATGGGGCCTCTTGCATTAGGGCTATATCGAAACAGTAAACCTGTCCGCTTTGCGCAGAGGCGGTGTCGTACCCAATGAAGTGATAACTGAGGGGCGACTATTGCTAGTTGAAAACTTTTCCCAATACCCCGCCGGGACGACGTGAAAAACCGTCGGCCGTGGCAATTTTTGGCAGGCCCTACGGGGCTTGTTATTAAATCAAAAATCATATCTTACGGATAACGGTCTGCGGAATTGGCAAAATTTCGCCGCTGTAGTTACACAATGCGTTGGTGTCGGCTCTAAATGCCAAGGATTGCTTGGGAAACATTTGCCTCTGTGACAAACGCTAGCTGCTTACGTCTTGATGCTCTCATTGTCATTCAGCCAACTTGGTAGGCACCACCCCGCacactgctttgcataacatcAATCCCCGATTCTCTGTCCTTAAATCACATGCTAGAAAAGCACAGACCGTACATCACTTGAAACCTTGCCCGCATATAGCACTTGTTAATCAGAAAATTGGCTATACTGCGCACTCCGCCAGTTCTATATTCGACCTCGGTTGTGTTCACAGTTCTTCCAGGAAGCGGCATCATTACCACGTTGTTCATAACATGACCCTTAAAGCTCTGGATTGCTGGCATGCGCAATTTAGCGCAAATGTATTAATTAGTCTGCACACTTTCAGAACAGTATACCCCTTATTAAATAAACAAGGTGCCTTGCTCATTTTGTTTAACAGAGGACACTGGAGAAACTAACTACGAACGTCGCATGACgcataaaaaaggaaaaataagaaaataatagGGTTCAATATTTATTGGCCGCGCTCCCATTCATCATGGCACGAACGTGCAAATTTTGTCACAGATTGCGCATACCATaaattttggtgcagctaaatAAATAATTGAGAGGCGATTTGGAAGATTTCATGATTTGGGGttgcattaaaatgtgactgcctccagaTTTTGCACTTGAACAACAGCGTCCGGGTTTCGAATAAAAACGTTATTTGATGATATTTTGTTGGTGATTCTGCTGCTACTCACGTTATGCTGCAAAATATGTCCGTCTCGCCGAAGAACTAATCAGCAAAAACACCACGCTAAGagcttttttataaaaaaaatgcatgttttttttaaatatggtcACCCTTATTTAACGCGCGTTCCATTCCGCTAAGCATAAGATGAgttttcaaaaacttttttttttgaaaagcagcacatacctGCGGgccgcagtgacccaagtttcaGTCAGAAAGATGCATCTAAGAGCAGCccactttattttatttagttgTTTGATACTGCGAAGCACCATGGGTTTCTTTGAAGAGTGTCATGTACTCACTGACCCAAATTGGTCCGTCGGTTGGTTTCGAACGAGGCTCTCTcagcacagcaacccgatgctctacccattcAACAGCAATTTGGCTGTGATGCAATTTGGTGGTAAAATGGTTAGAACACCGAAGCAAACGAGAAAGTGTGTCCTCAGAATATGAACCCTGAGAACAACATCGGCAGAAGGCTTGCTCGAGCCAAAGCACTCATCCGTCAGGCGGCCGCCTCCGGGAAAGCACGGTGCTTTACGAACGCAGCCAAATATCCTGGCAAACGAGCCTATGGAGCAGCGGTGGCCAAGATGAAAGGCAGGGTCATCAGCGCGTGCACGTTCCTCACTGATAGTCCTGAGGTGGCCGAGCAGGCGTCCATCTGCCTTGCACTCCTAGAAGACGATACAAGCTTGGTATACTTCGATTccaagagggcaattatgtcctTCGTAACAGGGGGCATATCCCCGACCATATGCAGAATACTTGGTACTCACCACCTCACCCCACACTACATCAATTGGTTACTGGCGCACATGGGAACATTGGATGGGCCGCTCCCTAACcccaacgagacggcacacgaggCCACACGAGAGCTAACTCACTGTgtgagcccggactccctcttGGCAGGATGGGTGAGCGAGCGCGACCCCCTCGTCACTTATGACGATCTCATCCAGCACTAGAGGTTAGTCAAGAGAACCAAGTCCCTACtgcacaaagcactcaataaagcacaagaagtcacgtacaggcggCTTCAGACGGGCACATACCCATGCccgccttcctgcacaaaataataaaacttttcttttactttgcgcGGCGTTCCCAAACCCCACACTTTGACATACACTTTCAATATACATTGAAGTACACTTTCGAGTATAATTTTCGTTATACCCACTCTATTTCTGCTGCGTTCACTTCCGATATATTTTTAGTGCAATCGTTTCGAATGTCCCTGTGGTAGTCATTTACAGTAAGCAATGTAGCACCTTGCGATAACCATGATTGGCGGCGGACTCACCCCGGCGGCATTTGCCCTGCATATAAGACAATGTTCATGGAGGAACTGTGTTTTCGGCACACATTAGGCAAATGCGAGCAACATTGCTTTAGAAAACTCACTCTCTTCGCTTTCGAATGACACCAGTAGAACATCATTGCAGTGAATATAC comes from Dermacentor andersoni chromosome 9, qqDerAnde1_hic_scaffold, whole genome shotgun sequence and encodes:
- the LOC126527920 gene encoding WASH complex subunit 5-like translates to MHFLAENNACRQTLLHLVSRDNAIVAELLWLSDVVSSIFKLDILLDYSYFKHLMDRDEELRENYTDILLRFYLAFESIHKYTIDLNR